In the Planctomycetia bacterium genome, one interval contains:
- the nadD gene encoding nicotinate-nucleotide adenylyltransferase: protein MRLGIFGGTFDPVHYGHLLLAESCREQCRLDAVWFMPAAAPPHKLGRTVSGAATRIELLQLAIGGHEAFSVSRLEVDRGGVSYTVDTLTAIHVEQPAAELFLLMGADTLEDLPNWLEPRRILELATPAVVHRAGSPAPRFAAIAELISPERLKVAQQSQVEMPALGISSTEIRQRAATGRSLRYLTPRAVEKCIEARGLYRG, encoded by the coding sequence ATGCGACTTGGCATTTTTGGCGGTACTTTCGATCCGGTTCACTACGGGCATTTGCTGCTGGCTGAGAGTTGTCGCGAGCAGTGTCGGCTCGATGCCGTGTGGTTTATGCCGGCCGCCGCGCCGCCGCACAAACTGGGTCGAACGGTGAGCGGCGCCGCGACGCGCATCGAATTGCTACAACTGGCAATTGGCGGACACGAGGCGTTTTCCGTGTCGCGCCTCGAGGTTGATCGCGGCGGCGTGAGCTACACCGTCGATACGCTCACGGCGATCCACGTGGAACAGCCCGCGGCGGAATTGTTTCTGCTGATGGGCGCCGACACCTTGGAAGACTTGCCCAACTGGCTCGAGCCGCGTCGGATTTTGGAGCTCGCGACGCCGGCGGTGGTGCATCGCGCAGGTTCGCCGGCCCCGCGATTCGCGGCGATCGCCGAGCTGATTTCGCCGGAACGCTTAAAGGTTGCTCAGCAAAGTCAGGTCGAAATGCCGGCGCTGGGAATTAGTAGCACCGAGATTCGCCAGCGCGCCGCGACCGGTCGCAGTTTGCGATACCTGACTCCACGCGCCGTGGAAAAATGCATCGAAGCCCGGGGCTTGTATCGCGGCTAG